The uncultured Desulfuromonas sp. genome has a segment encoding these proteins:
- a CDS encoding LysM peptidoglycan-binding domain-containing protein, with protein sequence MNKLIILACLLLLPAVAIAQDNPRIYTIQKGDTLWGISKRFITDPWYWPNLWANNPFIRNPHLIYPGQKLAIYDGRIELLPEYAQGEPVVEEAAGELLPEPVEESTFTTDGDLNSFISNDRLENVGRLVDTVDNRIMMTQGDTVFVQMSDDQAVVGNTYQVFKLADPVLHPQTGAKLGVQIVYRGDLQLTTAHEQVYSGTITKAVNEIERGDILLPMAEHDATIALKRSETPLEGCIIAAHPEKITFGQRDIFYIDLGRDDGLAVGNMMTIVRPRHATELALQDRNIVLPDTLLGRALVVKTDAQTSAAVILKSAEPIYRGDLVYSEME encoded by the coding sequence ATGAACAAACTGATAATTCTGGCCTGCCTGCTTCTGCTTCCGGCAGTGGCCATAGCTCAGGACAATCCCCGTATTTACACCATCCAGAAAGGGGACACCCTGTGGGGGATTTCAAAACGGTTCATTACCGACCCCTGGTACTGGCCGAATCTGTGGGCCAATAATCCGTTTATCCGCAACCCCCACCTGATCTACCCCGGCCAGAAGCTGGCGATTTATGACGGACGCATTGAACTGCTGCCTGAATATGCCCAGGGCGAGCCTGTTGTCGAAGAGGCGGCCGGAGAACTTCTCCCGGAACCGGTGGAAGAGAGCACTTTTACCACCGACGGCGATCTCAACAGTTTCATCAGCAATGACCGCCTGGAAAATGTCGGTCGCCTGGTGGATACCGTAGACAATCGCATCATGATGACTCAGGGCGACACCGTCTTTGTGCAGATGAGTGATGATCAGGCCGTCGTCGGCAACACATACCAGGTTTTCAAGCTGGCCGATCCGGTTCTCCATCCGCAGACCGGTGCCAAACTCGGCGTCCAGATTGTTTATCGCGGCGACCTTCAACTGACCACGGCCCATGAACAGGTTTACTCGGGCACCATCACCAAAGCGGTCAATGAAATAGAGCGCGGTGACATCTTGCTGCCGATGGCTGAGCACGACGCCACCATTGCTCTCAAGCGTTCGGAAACCCCGCTGGAAGGGTGTATCATTGCCGCCCATCCGGAAAAAATCACGTTTGGCCAGCGCGACATTTTCTATATTGACCTCGGTCGCGATGACGGCCTGGCTGTCGGCAACATGATGACCATCGTCCGCCCCCGTCATGCTACGGAACTGGCCCTGCAGGACCGCAATATCGTCCTTCCGGACACCCTGCTCGGTCGCGCCCTGGTGGTCAAAACCGATGCGCAGACGTCGGCAGCGGTCATTCTCAAGTCCGCTGAACCGATCTATCGCGGCGATCTTGTTTACAGCGAGATGGAATAG
- the trpB gene encoding tryptophan synthase subunit beta produces MTQPDNNGQFGAYGGQYLPPELKQVMDDIAAAYEEIRNDPDFQQELADLQRHYVGRPSPLYFCRRLSEQLGGAEIYLKREDLNHTGAHKINHCLGEALLAKKMGKTKILAETGAGQHGVALSAACALVGIDCEIHMGAVDIAKQAPNVTRMKVMGARLVSVERGTKTLKDAVDSAFEEYLRDPQNFFYAIGSVVGPHPFPQMVRDFQQIVGEEAREQFLSEYDCLPDTLIACVGGGSNAMGLFTAFLDDTDVEIIGVEPSGRGLDTPDHAASLTKGQPGVLHGMRCYLLQDDQGEPLPVYSIASGLDYPGVGPQHSHLKDIGRVQYQTASDDDCLNAFVTLSRCEGIIPALESAHALAYAMRIAPQRPGKKLLVNLSGRGDKDIDFVAERLHL; encoded by the coding sequence ATGACCCAGCCCGACAATAATGGCCAATTCGGCGCCTACGGCGGCCAGTATCTGCCACCGGAACTGAAGCAGGTAATGGACGACATTGCCGCTGCGTATGAAGAGATCCGCAACGATCCGGACTTTCAACAGGAATTGGCGGATCTGCAACGCCATTACGTCGGGCGGCCCAGCCCGCTGTATTTTTGCCGCCGCCTCAGCGAACAACTTGGCGGCGCGGAAATCTATCTGAAACGGGAAGACCTCAACCACACCGGCGCCCACAAGATCAACCACTGCCTCGGTGAAGCGTTGCTGGCCAAGAAAATGGGCAAAACCAAGATTCTTGCCGAGACCGGTGCCGGACAGCATGGCGTGGCTTTGTCCGCGGCCTGCGCTCTGGTCGGCATTGATTGTGAAATCCACATGGGTGCCGTCGATATTGCCAAGCAAGCCCCCAATGTCACACGCATGAAGGTGATGGGAGCGCGTCTTGTCTCTGTCGAACGCGGCACCAAGACCCTGAAAGATGCGGTAGACAGCGCCTTTGAGGAATACCTGCGTGATCCGCAAAACTTTTTCTACGCCATTGGCTCGGTGGTCGGTCCCCATCCGTTTCCGCAGATGGTGCGCGACTTTCAACAAATTGTCGGCGAAGAGGCGCGCGAGCAATTTCTCTCTGAGTACGATTGCCTACCCGACACCCTGATCGCCTGTGTCGGCGGCGGCAGCAACGCCATGGGTCTGTTCACCGCGTTTCTCGACGATACGGACGTGGAAATCATCGGTGTTGAACCGTCAGGTCGTGGTCTCGACACCCCGGACCACGCCGCCAGTCTGACCAAAGGCCAGCCGGGCGTACTGCATGGCATGCGCTGTTATCTGCTCCAGGATGACCAGGGTGAGCCGCTGCCGGTGTACTCCATTGCCTCCGGCCTCGATTATCCCGGCGTCGGCCCGCAACACAGCCATCTCAAAGACATCGGCCGGGTGCAGTACCAGACGGCCAGTGATGACGACTGTCTCAATGCCTTTGTTACCCTGTCGCGCTGTGAAGGCATTATTCCAGCCCTGGAAAGCGCGCATGCGTTGGCGTATGCCATGCGTATTGCCCCGCAGCGTCCCGGCAAAAAACTGCTGGTCAACCTGAGTGGACGCGGCGACAAGGATATCGACTTCGTCGCCGAACGGTTGCACCTGTAA
- the dprA gene encoding DNA-processing protein DprA yields MTPQEISWLRLHLTAGLGRQRLIQLIHHYGSAEAALAVSPQHWAKYAHVKSKTLGVPPQQQDPEFQRIITTLNQLQVRLTSLWDDDYPQALRHICDPPALLYLRGQWPQGQTLALVGSRRSSPAGQRWTETLAHTLSEHNLTIVSGLARGIDSAAHRGALKGPGSTIAVLGCGIDRIYPIENRHLFEQIAQNGIIVSEYPPGTAPKPGNFPGRNRIISGLSEGVVIIEAALKSGSLITADFALEQGREVFAVPGSPYDSQVAGCLKLLRDGATLICQPQDILDHFGVKRHNRAIKENEATLPPLSNSQNMVLDKLSNTPRHLDKLATESGLTPMEVSAIVLHLELLGLAQSLPGGHYIRAFPS; encoded by the coding sequence ATGACTCCGCAAGAGATTTCCTGGTTACGCCTCCACCTGACGGCCGGACTGGGTCGCCAACGCCTTATCCAATTGATCCATCATTACGGCAGTGCCGAAGCGGCTCTGGCGGTTTCTCCACAGCATTGGGCAAAATATGCCCACGTTAAAAGTAAAACCCTTGGTGTCCCGCCACAACAACAGGACCCGGAATTCCAACGGATCATCACAACTCTGAACCAGCTTCAGGTGCGCTTGACCAGTCTGTGGGATGATGATTATCCGCAAGCGTTACGCCACATCTGCGATCCACCGGCTCTGCTGTATCTGCGTGGACAATGGCCGCAGGGACAAACTCTCGCTCTGGTCGGCTCACGACGCAGCAGCCCGGCCGGACAACGCTGGACGGAAACACTCGCCCACACGCTCTCCGAACACAACCTGACCATCGTCAGCGGTCTGGCACGCGGTATTGACAGCGCGGCCCACCGCGGCGCTTTAAAGGGGCCGGGATCCACCATTGCCGTGCTCGGCTGCGGCATCGACCGGATCTATCCCATTGAAAATCGTCATCTGTTTGAACAGATTGCCCAAAACGGCATCATTGTCTCCGAATATCCCCCCGGCACCGCGCCAAAACCCGGCAATTTTCCCGGTCGCAATCGCATCATCAGTGGTCTCAGTGAAGGGGTGGTGATTATCGAAGCCGCACTGAAAAGCGGTTCGCTGATTACGGCGGACTTTGCCCTTGAACAGGGCAGAGAGGTGTTTGCCGTGCCCGGCTCTCCGTACGATTCCCAGGTCGCCGGATGCCTGAAACTCCTCCGTGACGGCGCGACCCTCATCTGTCAACCTCAGGATATCCTTGACCACTTTGGCGTAAAACGGCACAACAGAGCCATCAAGGAGAACGAGGCAACATTGCCGCCATTGAGCAACAGTCAGAACATGGTGTTGGACAAACTGAGTAACACCCCGCGACATCTCGACAAATTGGCCACGGAAAGTGGCTTGACACCTATGGAGGTTTCGGCTATCGTGCTGCACTTGGAGCTTCTGGGCCTCGCCCAATCGCTGCCCGGAGGGCACTATATACGGGCATTTCCATCCTGA
- the cysK gene encoding cysteine synthase A, which yields MKSDLLQLIGNTPLIRLPFFEAPQGAELWGKLESANPGGSVKDRIALGMIEQAEQDGRLKPGAHLVEPTSGNTGIGLALVCASKGYHLTLTMPDSMSLERRRLLKAYGADLVLTPGAKGMRGAIDQAEALRDKNGWFMVQQFTNPANPATHERTTGPEIYQALDGNLDAFVTGVGTGGTLTGVGRYLKEQNAAITLIAVEPEDSAVLSGQPAGPHGIQGIGAGFIPEVLDQQLIDRVITVATDQAIACARQLAHHGVLVGISSGANVCAAQQVAAQLQPGQRVVTTLCDTGERYLSMDIFDA from the coding sequence ATGAAAAGCGACTTGCTGCAACTGATCGGCAACACACCGCTGATTCGACTGCCCTTTTTCGAGGCCCCTCAGGGCGCCGAACTGTGGGGAAAACTGGAAAGCGCCAATCCGGGCGGCAGTGTCAAAGATCGTATTGCCCTGGGCATGATTGAACAGGCGGAGCAGGACGGGCGGCTCAAGCCCGGTGCTCATCTGGTCGAGCCGACCAGTGGCAACACCGGCATCGGACTTGCCCTGGTGTGCGCCAGTAAAGGCTACCATCTCACCCTGACCATGCCCGACAGCATGAGCCTGGAGCGTCGCCGCCTGCTTAAAGCCTATGGCGCTGATCTGGTCCTGACCCCGGGTGCCAAAGGGATGCGTGGCGCCATTGACCAGGCCGAAGCGTTGCGGGATAAAAACGGCTGGTTCATGGTGCAACAATTCACCAACCCGGCCAATCCGGCGACCCATGAACGCACCACCGGACCGGAAATCTACCAGGCCCTCGACGGTAATCTTGATGCGTTTGTCACCGGCGTCGGTACCGGTGGCACCCTCACCGGTGTCGGACGCTACCTCAAAGAACAGAATGCCGCGATTACTCTTATCGCGGTTGAACCGGAGGACTCTGCGGTCCTGTCGGGACAACCTGCCGGTCCCCATGGTATTCAGGGCATTGGTGCCGGATTTATCCCCGAGGTCCTCGATCAGCAGCTGATCGACCGGGTGATCACAGTGGCAACGGACCAGGCGATCGCCTGTGCCCGCCAGCTGGCGCACCATGGGGTGCTGGTCGGCATCTCCAGCGGTGCCAACGTATGTGCCGCGCAACAGGTTGCAGCCCAGCTCCAGCCGGGGCAACGCGTGGTGACGACCCTGTGCGACACGGGAGAGCGCTACCTGTCCATGGATATTTTCGACGCATGA
- a CDS encoding thermonuclease family protein — MRCRGLLVLLTIALLLGSAVSQACAEKYGRVSWISDGDTITVDGVGVVRLIGIDCPEKEESDRDWKFLRLGSCDWQALRHVAESARQRTKELCLDQVVHLYTGEEQFDHYGRLLAYVWLPDGRMLNQLLLEEGQAIVYRRFEFSEKDNFLNLEKKARAQQRGLWKTSGRR; from the coding sequence ATGAGGTGTCGCGGTTTATTGGTTCTGCTGACGATTGCGCTCCTGCTGGGCAGTGCTGTCTCTCAGGCCTGTGCCGAAAAATACGGCCGGGTCAGTTGGATCAGCGATGGCGACACCATCACCGTTGATGGGGTGGGCGTTGTCCGCCTGATCGGCATTGACTGCCCGGAAAAGGAGGAATCGGATCGGGACTGGAAATTTTTACGCCTGGGTAGCTGTGACTGGCAGGCCTTACGCCATGTCGCCGAATCCGCGCGCCAGCGCACCAAGGAGCTGTGCCTTGATCAGGTGGTCCATTTATACACCGGCGAAGAACAATTTGACCACTATGGCCGATTACTGGCCTATGTGTGGCTGCCGGATGGCCGCATGCTCAATCAATTACTGCTCGAAGAGGGGCAGGCCATTGTCTACCGCCGCTTTGAGTTTTCTGAAAAAGACAACTTTCTCAACCTGGAAAAGAAAGCCCGCGCCCAACAACGCGGGCTGTGGAAGACCTCCGGGCGACGTTAA
- a CDS encoding Hsp20/alpha crystallin family protein: protein MTENRLLTTLQQQQSKMKEVLKRVDRGMIDPDSTSDVWEPPVDVGVDGDHLVILMDLPGVAQEQIGIRLNEDCLIVEGRRQPVGEQLRLQRHECPSGFFSRSLYLPPGVRSEHLSARCEQGVLRIEICGLTAEDQVRVDEES from the coding sequence ATGACGGAAAACCGTCTGTTGACGACTTTGCAACAGCAGCAAAGTAAAATGAAAGAGGTTCTCAAACGGGTTGACCGTGGCATGATTGACCCTGACAGCACGTCGGACGTGTGGGAGCCGCCTGTCGATGTTGGCGTGGATGGTGATCATCTGGTGATCTTGATGGACCTGCCCGGCGTTGCTCAGGAGCAGATCGGGATTCGTCTCAACGAGGATTGCCTGATTGTCGAAGGGCGCCGTCAACCCGTCGGCGAACAGCTGCGTCTGCAGCGCCACGAATGTCCAAGTGGTTTTTTTTCACGGAGTTTGTATCTGCCGCCGGGAGTACGTTCCGAGCACCTCAGTGCGCGGTGTGAACAGGGCGTATTACGCATCGAAATTTGCGGTTTGACGGCGGAAGATCAGGTGCGTGTCGACGAGGAGTCGTGA
- the nudC gene encoding NAD(+) diphosphatase, whose amino-acid sequence MFSQPFTSPVDLPFNWNSLAGGFELHGPLQDPGGTGVFIVLVGSSLLLAADNQLPQQLPPDLHQSPLYIGRWHGRPCRVVRLPAGQEPVAGLVAYDLQADDPDLSLSLLSLGVLAQQLMRWQKNSAYCANCGGSCNWNGDGWGRRCDSCQRHHFPHIHPCVIVLIRRGDELLLVRKANWVPGRYSLVAGFVDSGECLEDAVRREVREETGVEVDNIRYIGSQGWPFPSQIMAGFVADYVGGEVKIQLSELEDGGWFHVDHLPRLPSRRSIARYLIDTYGTTKEKA is encoded by the coding sequence ATGTTTTCACAACCTTTTACGTCACCGGTGGATTTGCCTTTCAACTGGAACAGCTTGGCCGGTGGCTTTGAACTGCACGGTCCCCTTCAAGACCCGGGCGGCACAGGCGTTTTTATCGTGCTGGTGGGTTCCTCGCTGTTGCTGGCCGCCGACAATCAACTGCCGCAACAACTGCCCCCTGATCTGCACCAATCGCCTCTCTATATCGGCCGGTGGCACGGCCGGCCCTGTCGTGTTGTTCGTCTCCCCGCCGGTCAGGAGCCGGTTGCCGGGCTGGTGGCTTACGATTTGCAGGCCGACGACCCGGATCTATCTTTGAGCCTGTTGTCGTTGGGCGTTTTGGCCCAACAGTTGATGCGCTGGCAGAAAAACAGTGCTTATTGTGCCAACTGCGGCGGGAGCTGCAACTGGAACGGCGATGGCTGGGGACGCCGGTGCGACTCCTGTCAGCGGCATCATTTTCCGCATATTCATCCCTGTGTCATCGTGCTGATTCGGCGCGGCGATGAATTATTGCTGGTGCGCAAAGCCAACTGGGTGCCGGGCCGCTACAGTCTGGTCGCGGGGTTTGTCGACAGTGGCGAATGCCTCGAAGACGCGGTGCGCCGCGAAGTGCGCGAAGAAACAGGGGTCGAGGTGGACAACATCCGTTATATCGGTAGTCAGGGCTGGCCTTTTCCCAGCCAGATCATGGCCGGGTTCGTCGCCGATTATGTCGGTGGCGAGGTGAAGATCCAACTCTCGGAGTTGGAAGACGGTGGTTGGTTCCATGTCGATCATCTGCCACGGCTACCGTCGCGGCGCAGCATCGCCCGTTACCTGATTGATACCTATGGAACAACGAAAGAAAAGGCTTGA
- a CDS encoding U32 family peptidase: MKNVELLVPAGDMDKLKTALRFGADAVYVGGRQFGLRAAAGNFDFEELRQAIDVTHQQGKRIFLTLNAYLRPEDLDGLDAYLEALRPLATDGYIVSDPGVLMRIKQIDPHREIHLSTQVNTTNGESCRFWQQQGVDRVNLARELNLEEIRQIRQCSDIGLEVFVHGAMCVAYSGRCLLSTALTGRSANEGACAQPCRWNYALVEETRPGQYFPIEEDGRGTYIMNSRDLCLLDQVPALIDAGVNSLKIEGRMKTLYYVAAVTRVYRAAIDRYLADPANYRCDPLWVEELDKVSHRPYTTDYLPADDAAVHAADSRYRRTHDFIGVVRDVDEGRVLIEGRNRFAVGDTIEVIGPHMRQAAFSVPPCHTEQGESVPVIQPNARVWMTIPGTAAVGDLLRREKNQPGWTVAG, translated from the coding sequence ATGAAGAATGTGGAATTGCTGGTTCCGGCCGGCGATATGGATAAATTGAAAACGGCGCTGCGTTTTGGCGCGGATGCCGTGTATGTGGGAGGCCGGCAATTCGGACTGCGTGCGGCGGCGGGGAATTTTGATTTCGAAGAGCTGCGCCAGGCCATTGATGTGACCCATCAGCAGGGTAAACGCATTTTTCTTACCCTCAACGCCTATCTGCGCCCGGAAGACCTTGACGGGTTGGATGCCTATCTTGAAGCACTGCGCCCTTTGGCGACGGATGGCTATATTGTCTCGGATCCCGGCGTGTTGATGCGAATCAAGCAGATCGATCCACACCGCGAAATCCATCTGTCCACCCAGGTTAATACCACCAATGGCGAAAGTTGCCGGTTCTGGCAGCAGCAGGGGGTGGATCGGGTTAATCTGGCCCGGGAACTCAATCTTGAGGAGATCCGGCAGATCCGCCAATGCAGCGATATCGGGCTGGAGGTGTTTGTCCATGGGGCCATGTGTGTCGCTTATTCGGGACGCTGCCTGCTGTCAACGGCGTTGACCGGACGCAGTGCCAATGAAGGTGCTTGCGCCCAACCCTGTCGATGGAACTATGCCCTGGTCGAGGAAACCCGCCCCGGTCAGTATTTTCCCATTGAAGAGGATGGCCGGGGTACCTATATCATGAACAGCCGTGATTTGTGTCTGCTCGACCAGGTGCCGGCCCTGATCGACGCCGGAGTCAACAGCCTGAAAATCGAAGGGCGCATGAAAACCCTCTATTATGTTGCCGCGGTGACGCGCGTCTACCGGGCCGCCATCGATCGCTATCTGGCGGATCCGGCGAACTATCGGTGTGATCCGTTGTGGGTGGAAGAGCTGGACAAGGTCAGTCATCGTCCTTACACCACCGATTATCTTCCTGCGGATGACGCGGCTGTTCATGCCGCGGATTCCCGCTATCGGCGCACCCACGATTTTATCGGTGTGGTGCGTGATGTGGATGAGGGGCGTGTGCTGATTGAAGGAAGGAATCGTTTTGCCGTCGGCGATACCATCGAAGTGATCGGGCCGCACATGCGTCAGGCCGCTTTCAGCGTGCCGCCCTGCCACACCGAGCAGGGCGAATCCGTGCCGGTGATCCAGCCCAATGCCCGGGTGTGGATGACGATTCCCGGCACGGCGGCCGTCGGCGACCTGCTGCGTCGTGAAAAAAATCAACCCGGCTGGACCGTTGCCGGATAA
- the ybgF gene encoding tol-pal system protein YbgF encodes MRRSLAVIALCSLWLCYGCAPASSPQNSSFSRPLERQVQAQQQQIDTLTALVSRLENQIGENQTLLNTIQQDIEQLKSRPQAAATTTQTAPAAAETNTTQPSATEIYRQAFADYTQERYTAAERGFSEFLRLYPENPFAATACFRLAQSQQAQGKTQQALSNYAAVVNHYPDDNKAAEALYNMAVVLKKNNQPQHAQATLNRLIANYPDSPAAKKAEAGLASLKE; translated from the coding sequence ATGCGCCGCTCGCTTGCCGTTATTGCCCTGTGTTCCCTCTGGCTGTGTTATGGATGTGCCCCGGCGTCTTCTCCTCAGAACAGCTCCTTCTCTCGTCCTCTCGAGCGTCAGGTCCAGGCTCAGCAACAACAGATCGACACCCTCACGGCGCTGGTTTCCCGTCTGGAAAATCAAATCGGTGAAAACCAGACCCTGCTCAATACCATCCAACAGGACATTGAGCAACTGAAATCCCGCCCCCAAGCGGCAGCAACCACGACACAAACCGCCCCGGCGGCAGCTGAGACAAATACAACACAACCTTCGGCGACGGAAATTTACCGTCAGGCCTTTGCCGATTATACTCAGGAACGTTATACCGCTGCGGAACGCGGCTTCAGTGAATTTCTGCGGCTTTACCCGGAAAATCCGTTTGCCGCAACGGCCTGTTTCCGTCTGGCCCAGTCGCAACAGGCGCAAGGGAAAACGCAACAGGCTTTAAGTAACTATGCCGCCGTGGTGAACCATTACCCTGATGACAACAAGGCGGCGGAAGCATTGTATAATATGGCGGTCGTTCTGAAAAAAAACAACCAGCCCCAGCATGCCCAAGCGACCCTCAACCGGCTGATCGCGAATTATCCGGACAGTCCGGCGGCCAAGAAAGCCGAAGCCGGGCTGGCCAGCTTGAAAGAATAG
- a CDS encoding YkgJ family cysteine cluster protein — protein MISIVGWWRHLRLRLTGKELILTGKCRQCGACCRRLQLEQGRRWLRSPRAFKRLVRDHPEFDRFEICGRDSQGLLVFNCTLLGADNRCRDYDNRPQLCRDFPHKGIFFCGGALPPGCGYSLSEGISFDTHLRNARKKNGSQL, from the coding sequence ATGATCTCCATTGTCGGCTGGTGGCGTCATCTGCGCCTGCGCCTGACCGGAAAGGAGCTGATCCTCACCGGCAAGTGCCGCCAGTGCGGTGCCTGTTGCCGGCGACTGCAACTGGAGCAGGGGCGTCGCTGGCTGCGCTCGCCCCGGGCCTTTAAACGCCTGGTCCGCGACCATCCTGAGTTTGACCGTTTTGAGATCTGCGGCCGTGACAGCCAGGGGTTGCTGGTGTTCAACTGCACCCTGCTCGGTGCCGACAACCGCTGCCGGGATTACGACAATCGTCCGCAGCTTTGCCGCGACTTTCCTCACAAAGGGATCTTCTTCTGCGGCGGTGCCCTGCCACCCGGCTGTGGCTACAGCCTCAGCGAAGGCATTTCCTTTGACACGCATCTGCGCAACGCGCGTAAAAAAAACGGCTCCCAGCTCTGA